The following DNA comes from Terriglobales bacterium.
TTACCTTCGCCTTTTCCTCCGGCGAGAGTTGGGCAAAGGTCTTGCGCAGCGGCGGGAAAAAGAACAATGGGTCATACCCAAAGCCTCCACTGCCGAGCGCTTCACACAGGATTACGCCCGCCGCCTCTCCCTGAAACGTGTCCAGCGTCCGCCCGTCGCGCGCCACGGCAATCACGCACACGAAACGCGCGCTTCGCCGATCGTCGGGGACGCCTTCCAGCTCCTGAAGCAACCGCACATTGTTCAGCTCGTCGGTCGCACTCTCACCCGAGTAGCGCGCCGAGCGTACCCCCGGCGCGCCGCCCAGGGCCTCGACTTCGAGGCCCGAATCATCCGCCAGTACCAAATCTCCCGGAACGTACCGACTGTAGTGCTCGGCCTTGGCTCGCGCGTTGGCTTCGAACGTCGGGCCGTCTTCGACGATGGTGGGAAGGGAACTGAAGTCGGGAATGGCAGCTACTTCGATGTCCGACTCCGCCGCTGCGCCGGCGAAGTCGCGCAGCTTCCCCGGATTCGACGTTGCGATCAGAACGCGCCCCATGGAAAGCGGGAAGGATACAACGTTGCGCTTGGAACCGCTAAACCACAGGCGCCGCGCGTGCCGTTCGGGAATCGGCACCATTACCAAAAGCTACCCTGGCGAACCTCACGGGTACACACAGCCTGCATGTTGTCTTTGGGGTGGAGGCGGAGCACCAGGCTGAAGCAGACTTTCTGGTCGGCAGCCTCGCGCAATATGGATGCCAATGCCTTTAGGTCTTGGGTCACATCAGGGCCTGCAGCCAACTCCGCGCCCAGGTTCTGCTGCAGTGCTTCGATCGTCCGCAGGCCTTCCGCGGGGTCATGCCAGCGAACCTCCTGACCATAGTGATCGTAAGCGAAGCCATAGGCCGATAGCGGCGCCACTCCCAAAGACCCGGCAAGCTGTTCCAGCGCAGCAATCTCCCGGTAAACTCCCCGGCCGCGCGCGAACGCCGTCATCGTCTTCCCTCCGTACCTCGCCAATTCGCGCGCGAAGTAGGGCACGATCCGGGGCTTGAATGGAAACAACCACGTTGACGGCCACAGGCCGTACGGACCGAACAGCCACAGAAAAACGACCCATCCGAAATATGCGGTGAGCAGCGCCAGAGTGGAGAAACCGAGCGCTGGCCACCCTTTCCAGGGCAGCCTTGCCTGCAAGATGAGGCCCAGAATCGATACGGCAAGACCTGTCACAAAGATCCATGGAAGCCACCACGCCATCCGTTGGCGGGTGAGACGAACCTGGTGCTGGATCTGCTTCGCGACGATTGCCGGAACATCCGTCTGACCCATAAGGCCAGGAGATTGTACTCACTACGCACCCGCTATGGTGTTGAGGCTGCGCGCAGCAGGGTATGCGGCTGAGTTGACGGTCCGAACCAGGGAGCAGAAAATAGCCGCCCGCCATGAACGGCCAAACGAGCGGACTCGAAGCTGCCGTGCGCGTAACGCGCACTGTCCATCTGACGTTGTTGGCCACGATTCCGTTGTATTTCGGCCTGGGCGAGATGTTAGCCCGCGTTTCGTCCGGAGACCTCCGCCCGGTCCGCCAATTGCTGACCGTGTTCGCCGTGGTGGTGTTTGGCGCCCTCGTCGTGGTACGGAAGCGAATGCTTGCACCCGCGATGGATTTGCTTCGACGGAACCCCGATGACACTGCGGCCTTGGGGCGTTGGCGGGCAGCAAACCTTATTTCCCTCGCCCTTTGCGAATCATTGGCACTGTACGGATTTGTCCTGCGCTTCCTCGGGGCCAGTACCTTCGAAGCCGCGCCCTTCTTCGCCGTGGCCTTCGTGCTGATGCTGGCGTTCCGGCCCTCGGCGCCCTAGGACTCTCGTGCCGCGCGCTTTCAATCTCTGTCTCCTGGGCTTCGGCAACGTCGGCCGTGCGCTGGTCGAACTGTTGCTCGAGAAGCGCGCCGCCCTCGGCTCGGAGTACGGCATCGAGTGCCGGATTACCGGCGTGGCCACGCGCCGCATGGGATGGATCGCCTCGCCGGCCGGCCTTGACCCTAAAGTGTTACTTGAAGGTGCCGTGCCGCCTCCGTCGCGATGCGCCCGGCCCGCCGGGGTCCGCGAATGGCTGCGAGCCGCCCAGGCGGACGTCCTTTTCGAAAACACCTCGCTCGACTTCGAGACTGGCGAGCCCGCCATCTCGCATCTGCGGGCGGCTCTGGAGCACGGAGCCCACGCCATCACCGCCAACAAGGGGCCCGTGGTCCACGGCTACAGAGAACTCTCAGAATTGGCCCGGCGTCAGGACCGTCGCTTCCTGTTCGAGTCCGCCGTGATGGACGGTGTTCCCATCTTTTCGATGTTCCGCGACACCCTGCCGTTGGTTGAGGTCACGGGC
Coding sequences within:
- the rdgB gene encoding RdgB/HAM1 family non-canonical purine NTP pyrophosphatase, with product MGRVLIATSNPGKLRDFAGAAAESDIEVAAIPDFSSLPTIVEDGPTFEANARAKAEHYSRYVPGDLVLADDSGLEVEALGGAPGVRSARYSGESATDELNNVRLLQELEGVPDDRRSARFVCVIAVARDGRTLDTFQGEAAGVILCEALGSGGFGYDPLFFFPPLRKTFAQLSPEEKAKVSHRGAAFRSFLDWYGRDAER